The Citrus sinensis cultivar Valencia sweet orange chromosome 4, DVS_A1.0, whole genome shotgun sequence DNA segment TGGGAAGCAAACCCAATCAAACCACTTAAGGGTgactccattgccagtggagccaacactttattGGTAACGCTCAAGCTAATATAGACGGTTAAGATGTTCTCctcaattaatttaaaaggaaaattacaGATAATATGTATGGATTGATGAAGGAGCAAAGGAACATTAAAAAGGTGTAATTAACATTGCCAACGAACGTgcccaacattaatttattagttgtttCAAATAAAGCATCCACTTGGCATGCTATAATTGGTTGTTTCCTACAGCAGCCACTACAGATCTCATTAAGCGCCAGAATCTAACTCAGCGGTAGGGCGCGAACCATCACTGCCCTTGGCAGCGCGTGAGGCTCTTTCTCTCAGCCACTCCACCACCTCTCCAGAAACCAACTCAACGTTCTGCCCAGGCTCGCCAATCAGTTGATGCCACGTGACTGGATAAATCCTCAGTGTCTTATCCTTACTGGCTGCATGTTTATACAACTCTTCAACGCAGGTGGGATCGCAAACGACGTCGTCTTCCTCTTGGGGCTCATTGAGCATTTTTATACTCAAATCCCTTGCAAATCCCTCGACACGCGCAGCAACTCCAGTACGGTCGCCGCACACGACCTTGGCACCGAGCTCCTGGGGCTCGACAACGCCAGCTTCCTCTTCCACTCCTCCTTGAAGGAGACCATCGGGAGAGAACCGTGGGTAGGACCCACGCGCTAGGAAGGCACCAGCCATACGACTGTGAAGAGAAGGTGCTCGAAGGGCCACAGAGGCTTGAATTTCTGGCTAATCCCGCACATGGCCCCATCCAAAATCAATCCATCCCACGCGCCCTTCTGACGGAGCGTGATTAAAGAGCTATGGCCCCACCCAAGGACTCGAAATACAAAAACGCGGGCAAATCCAGTGCGTGTCTCAGAATGACGTATCACatgttatattaattatttgagatgaaatttaaaataaataaatttagtatgCTTGCTTTTGCATAAAACCTTCTTTTTTTGTAGGGTTATTTTGgatctaataatttaatttacaaatatatttttattttatcaataataacatTTAATTTGCAACTGCTGGGGATCTCTACTCCCTAGTGTTGGCTCGAGGAGACCTTGGCAACAACCATAGCAACGAATATATGACAAGTTTTATCGCAAACAATTACTTGCTAATTGATTTCTTCGCACTTGATGTACAATACATATCATATTATATCAATTTTAAAGCTATATACTGATAATTCTAACATAATCAAATGCATATAGGAGCAATTAATTGACAATCATCACACCAATTAGAAAAGTTAAACTTGTGTAAGAAATTTGCTGAGTATCAGTAACATAGTAGCAATATGGCAAAGTTATGGTGAGACATCTGTGACAAAAAATAAGTcaatattcaattattaaatataaattatcattatattttatttttttgaggaaattattatatttggtattgaggtgttgtgataaaaaaatgataaagtaTGGtaatatgtaataattttaaaagttattatgactttttattgtataaataaaataaacttaatttttagattatagCAGCaagtatttattaatttttagattatagCAGCAAGTATTTATTAAGCACATTAGTGTTGGAATTTAAAAGCTATActttccaaaaataattaagcagGGTGAATACCTAAAACAAGtctaacataattttttttatttctagaaaataaaaaatgcatgtGATATGTAATTTGTGAGGATTTGAATATACAGAAGCAGaggaaacaaaagaattttaaaaaagcgAATTGCTTTATGAAGTAATTTTTCTGCATCCTTTATTCAAACAGCTTGAGGCTTTTTATAAGAGCCAATTGGAAACACGCAATCTACGCTAGTAACTGCCCTTGGAACAACAAAAGACACCCTAGACAATAACACATGAAATACGAGAAATAATAGGAAATATGGGTAATAATATTGCACACATAGTTGGTAGACCACGTGTCAAGCACCCATTTATTTCAAAGCACTTATTATTAAGTCCTAGACTCCTCCTCTTAAGCATGGCTATCAGGTACGTGGGAAGTTTGTCAAATGCATGGGTTCTTGCTCGTCTTTGGGAGACATATCAGCATGCTTGGAAAGAGATACACGCAAGACAATCAACACAAGATTTGCTTTATTTCTAGGATGCATCGGCATGCACTCTACTTATAGAACTCCATAACCCAGAGATTACCAATAGCAAGTTCACAACTGATTCCACCAAAACCAGCGCCAGTAGCCAGGGTCATGAATTCATGCCTTGTTCTCTCCTTTCCACCGGGACTTTGAATCATCATAAGCACGTCAAAATgggaatttgattttgattcaatGCTTGTATTAGGAACTTCTGGAAGCATTGACTCCACAACGATTACCTTTCCATCTTCTGGGATGCTTTTGTAGCAATTCTTCAACAACTTCAAGCAATGTTCATCATTCCAATCGTGCAGTATCCACTATATAAATTCTCATATTAATCAAACTATtgtttgtaaaaatttaatttaaggaaCTCCTCATAATATGTCcgcaaattaaattaaaaacttaccTTCATAATAATGGCATCACCTTTTGGAACACTTTGGAACATATCACCCCCTACATGCTCAATAcctataaaatattatacaattaaGAAATCAGACAATTAGAATTATGCCACTCTATTGTCATTAGCAAGATGTATTACGTCAAGAACTGTTTGCTCAAACTTAATTATGCCAATGTTATGGAAGTTCCTGATATACTGGCACACACAACAGAAgaattat contains these protein-coding regions:
- the LOC107174936 gene encoding uncharacterized protein LOC107174936, with amino-acid sequence MAGAFLARGSYPRFSPDGLLQGGVEEEAGVVEPQELGAKVVCGDRTGVAARVEGFARDLSIKMLNEPQEEDDVVCDPTCVEELYKHAASKDKTLRIYPVTWHQLIGEPGQNVELVSGEVVEWLRERASRAAKGSDGSRPTAELDSGA